The DNA segment GCGGTCGGCGAACATGCGCCGCACGGCGCGGGGATCGAAGGGCGCGGCCGGCGCCTGGTGGGGGCCCGCGCGGAGCCCCGCCGCGGCGAGCAGTGCCGCCACGATCGCAAAGCCCGAGGCGAGCAGGAGTACGGGCCGCCAGGCGCCGATCCCTCCGAGCGGCCGGAGCAGATGGGGCATCGCGCTCCCGACGGCGAGGGCGCCGATGAGGACTCCGATCGCCATTCCGCGCCCGGCGCGGAACCACCCGGCGACCATTTTCATCCCGGGCGGATAGACGCCCGCGAGGGCTACCCCCGTCACGAACCGGAGGAAGACGGTGAGGGCGAGCCCGTCCGCGAACACGGCGATCGCGGCGGTGGCCGCCGCGCCGAGGAGGGCGGACCCGGCGATGAGCCGGCGCGGGTCCCACACGTCGGAGAGCGTGAGCAGCGCCGAGAGGACCGCGCCCGTGGCGAAGCCAAGTTGAACGGAGGTCGTGAGCCAGGCTGCCCCGGAGTCGTCGAGCCCCCACGCCTCGCGCAGCTCCGGCACGACCGCGCTGGCCGAGAACCAGAGGCTCATCGCGAGCAGATCGACCAGCGCAAGCAGCGCGAGCTGTCCCGCTGCCCGCGCACCGGTGTCCGGCGAGCGCGGGGTCATGAGCGTCGGCGGCTGCGGGCGGGCGATAGCGTAGTCAGTCCTCCGGGTTACCCCTCGCGGTCGGCGAATTTCTGCTGCAGGCTTCGCACCACGGCGGGGTCCGCGAGCGTCGTCGTGTCGCCCAGCGCCCGTCCCTCCGCCACGTCGCGCAGGAGGCGCCGCATGATCTTCCCGCTCCGCGTCTTCGGCAGCTCGGCGGCGAAGATGAGGTCGGCCGGCCGCGCGATCGCGCCGATCTGCGCCGCCACGTGCCCCCGCAGTTCCTGGCGCAGCGCCTCGGAGGTCTCCGTCCCCTCCACCACGCTCACGAACGCGGCCACCGCCTGTCCCTTGATCTCGTCCGAACGCCCCACGACCGCAGCCTCCGCCACCGCCTCGTGGTCGACCAGCGCGGACTCCACCTCCATGGTCCCGATCCGGTGCCCGGCCACGTTCAGCACGTCGTCCACGCGGCCCATGATCCAGTAGTAGCCGTCGTCGTCCACCCGCGCCCCGTCGCCGGGGAAGTAGATGTCGGGCCACTTCGACCAGTACGTCTCGCGGTAGCGCTCCTCGTCACCCCAGATCCCCCGCAGCATCCCCGGCCACGGCGACGTGATCGCGAGGTAGCCGGACTCCGCCGGATTCCCCTCCTCGTCGAGGATCGCCGCCTCGATGCCGGGGAAGGGAACCGTCGCCGTCCCCGGCTTCGTGGTGATCGCCCCCGGGAGCGGCGTGATCATGATTCCGCCCGTCTCCGTCTGCCACCACGTGTCGACGATCGGGCAGCGGCCGCCGCCGATGTGGCGGTCGTACCAGACCCACGCCTCGGGGTTGATGGGTTCGCCCACCGTCCCGAGCAACCGGAGCTTCGAGAGGTCGTAGCCCGCCGGCCAGTCGTCCCCCCACCTCATGAAGGCGCGGATCGCCGTCGGCGCCGTGTAGAACACGGTCACGGCG comes from the Candidatus Palauibacter soopunensis genome and includes:
- a CDS encoding MFS transporter; the protein is MTPRSPDTGARAAGQLALLALVDLLAMSLWFSASAVVPELREAWGLDDSGAAWLTTSVQLGFATGAVLSALLTLSDVWDPRRLIAGSALLGAAATAAIAVFADGLALTVFLRFVTGVALAGVYPPGMKMVAGWFRAGRGMAIGVLIGALAVGSAMPHLLRPLGGIGAWRPVLLLASGFAIVAALLAAAGLRAGPHQAPAAPFDPRAVRRMFADRATMLANGGYFGHMWELFAMWTWIPAFLAASFAADPNARTTPSLASYLAFGTIAAGGLGAAAAGVLADRVGRTAVTSWSMVVSGACCLVIGPLFGGPIWPIAAVCLVWGFAIVADSAQFSACVSELAEPEYVGTALTLQTAIGFLLTIATIRLIPVWESWFGWEWAFAPLAIGPALGTWSMLALRRRPEAARIAGGRR